The region AATggtgagagaaaaacaaatgaaataaaagcacTTTACTTCTCCAGCCAGTGTCCAAGACTGATTAGCCAGTTTAAGCTAAGTTAATTCACCACTGAGTAGGTGAAGAGATTTATTCCATACGTACAGGTAGGCATTGCAGAACGTGCATTTGTTGGGGTAGGTGACACCATCAGACCCACAGTGGGGGACATACTCCATGGAGCACATGTTCCTGATGGTCCTCTGGTTCCTGCAGTAGACAGGTGCAGCCTgtattcacaaaaaaaaaaaaaaaaaaaaaaaaaataaaatcaaaaaaagAGCTCTTAACCAAAGCTGGGTGAGAAAGTTGGCATCAGGAGGCCCCACACACCCCTTGAGCTGCCCCCTTGCTGCCCAGATGCTGAGGAAaagcccagggatggggcaggatgCAGAGGAGTGCTGCCTCCAGCCATGCAGAGCCTGGGAAACCACTGCAAACGATGCTGCAGTAACTTTGACAACAACCTGGACATGAGCTGACTGCTGCCCTACTTGTTGAAGCTATCAGCAGATGAAAATGGCAATTTCACCCGATAATATCTGTGGCAAATATTGCTCAGGCAGCTGGGTGTCTCAGGATTTTGAAAGGCTCCATCATGATGTGATTAGTAAAGATTTATACAGAAACTGCTTTAAGGAAAGAAGGGATGGAGAATAGAAAAATCTGTCCTTTACCTGCAGCGCATCAGTAGCtggaactaaaaaaaaaaaaaaaaagaagaacaaatGAAATATGTTACAAATGTAATTCATAGATTCTGTTAAAATCTGAGAATGCATGCCCTGAATACATATCTTCCAACTCCCCATGTGCTAGCAAATTATTCTTAGACAAAAGGAAGTTCAGGCACAATGTTGTGCCATACTGTATGTTGATTCTGTagtgtttttatttaatgaggGTTACAGTCaaaatggaaaaagctgtgtaaaataaaagaagagaaaggcatTTTCTATGGTTCAAAGGATGGAACAGGACATGAActcaaagcaaagcaaattaTTGAGGTAAAGAGGGACATAAAGCTGACAAGTACACAGAGGCATCTTATATGCATTgccaatattatttttaaataagaataGTATTTAGTGAGAAGTGAATTTATAAAGCTCCTACAGCAATTCAGGCTCTCAAACTACACCTCGGTTCAGGATGACTGCAAGAAATGTTCACTTTCATTCAGTAGAATAATTTGTGTTTCTGCAAGATTTCAGAGGTTAAGCACTGGTTGTCTGAGTC is a window of Ammospiza caudacuta isolate bAmmCau1 chromosome 16, bAmmCau1.pri, whole genome shotgun sequence DNA encoding:
- the LOC131564920 gene encoding ovomucoid-like, coding for MKITGVLLLLSLALFCISVPATDALQAAPVYCRNQRTIRNMCSMEYVPHCGSDGVTYPNKCTFCNAYLRSRGVLALRSLEAC